A portion of the Krasilnikovia cinnamomea genome contains these proteins:
- a CDS encoding cytochrome c oxidase subunit 4, whose amino-acid sequence MKTEYKIFSGVALFLFGAAAVYGVWTHLANNQTEWVGTVALILSGLLCAMCGGFFWFVARRIDLRPEDRPDGEIAEGAGEIGFFSPGSYWPFGVALAAAVAAVGLVYVMWWLVAAGLVAVILASSGLLFEYYSGTRHPAEH is encoded by the coding sequence ATGAAGACCGAATACAAGATCTTCAGTGGGGTAGCTCTCTTCCTGTTCGGCGCCGCCGCTGTGTACGGGGTGTGGACGCACCTCGCGAACAACCAGACGGAGTGGGTCGGCACCGTGGCGCTGATCCTGTCCGGACTGCTCTGCGCGATGTGCGGCGGGTTCTTCTGGTTCGTGGCGCGCCGCATCGACCTGCGCCCGGAGGACCGGCCCGACGGCGAGATCGCCGAGGGCGCCGGGGAGATCGGCTTCTTCAGCCCCGGCAGCTACTGGCCGTTCGGGGTGGCGCTGGCGGCGGCCGTCGCCGCGGTCGGCCTGGTGTACGTGATGTGGTGGCTGGTCGCCGCGGGGCTCGTCGCGGTCATCCTCGCGTCCAGCGGCCTGCTCTTCGAGTACTACTCCGGGACCCGGCACCCCGCCGAGCACTGA
- a CDS encoding NUDIX hydrolase has product MNLRRRLRGYGYQVLYRLPGRARRRLVRLVSPKYLVGAVTLLHDSEAPEPGRLLLLRQPPGQGWGLPAGLLKRHEPPPVGAARELFEESGVALDPTALTPAVPNAVVHVKGWVDTVFTAAVPASRTELVVDGGEVLEARWFPLDDLPRLTPNTEILLGLYGIGPAAEEDGAS; this is encoded by the coding sequence GTGAATCTTCGGCGGCGGCTGCGTGGCTACGGGTACCAGGTGTTGTATCGGCTGCCGGGCCGCGCGCGTCGCCGCCTCGTCCGCCTCGTCTCGCCGAAGTATCTGGTCGGGGCGGTGACCCTGCTGCACGACTCGGAAGCACCGGAACCGGGACGCCTGCTCCTGCTGCGCCAGCCGCCGGGCCAGGGCTGGGGACTGCCCGCGGGCCTGCTCAAGCGGCACGAGCCGCCCCCGGTGGGCGCCGCACGGGAGCTGTTCGAGGAGAGCGGGGTCGCCCTCGACCCCACGGCGCTGACGCCCGCCGTGCCCAACGCCGTCGTGCACGTCAAGGGCTGGGTGGACACGGTGTTCACGGCGGCCGTGCCGGCCTCCCGCACGGAGTTGGTCGTGGACGGTGGCGAGGTGCTGGAGGCCCGCTGGTTTCCGCTGGACGACCTGCCACGGCTGACCCCGAACACCGAGATCCTGCTGGGCCTCTACGGCATCGGCCCGGCCGCGGAAGAGGACGGCGCGTCGTGA
- the coxB gene encoding cytochrome c oxidase subunit II produces MGEKSSAARPRAVRLAGLGVGGALLLTLLAGCSADSIGAKFGYFGWPGTGITPQGHQMYDLWIASVIAALVVGFFVWGLIFWCIIRYRKRGDELPVQTRFNMPMEVLYTVTPVLVVAILFYYTAIVQTSVDKLSKNPDQVVEVVAFKWNWQFNYREGQGPDGRTVASTVGSADVIPLLVVPTGKTIRFEETSKDVIHSFWVPEMLFKRDVFPGSTRNVFEVTFDKEGRYVGRCAELCGTYHAFMQFELVVVSPERFDQFIKAKVAGSTTPEAMAVIGFTGDNAFAVTTKPLDTRRQEQSWYQPQTAIGK; encoded by the coding sequence GTGGGCGAAAAGAGTTCGGCCGCACGGCCACGAGCAGTCCGGCTCGCCGGGCTCGGCGTCGGTGGGGCGTTGCTGCTGACCCTGCTCGCGGGCTGTTCCGCGGACAGCATCGGTGCCAAGTTCGGCTACTTCGGATGGCCGGGCACGGGCATCACGCCGCAGGGCCACCAGATGTACGACCTCTGGATCGCGTCGGTGATCGCGGCGCTCGTGGTCGGTTTCTTCGTGTGGGGCCTGATCTTCTGGTGCATCATCCGGTATCGCAAGCGCGGCGACGAGCTGCCCGTGCAGACCCGGTTCAACATGCCGATGGAGGTCCTCTACACGGTCACGCCGGTGCTGGTGGTCGCGATCCTCTTCTACTACACCGCGATCGTGCAGACCAGCGTCGACAAGCTGTCGAAGAACCCCGACCAGGTCGTCGAGGTCGTCGCGTTCAAGTGGAACTGGCAGTTCAACTACCGCGAGGGCCAGGGCCCGGACGGGCGCACGGTGGCGTCCACCGTGGGCTCCGCCGATGTGATCCCGCTGCTCGTGGTGCCCACCGGCAAGACGATCCGGTTCGAGGAGACCAGCAAGGACGTCATCCACTCGTTCTGGGTGCCGGAAATGCTGTTCAAGCGCGACGTCTTCCCCGGCAGCACCCGCAACGTGTTCGAGGTGACCTTCGACAAGGAGGGCCGCTACGTCGGCCGGTGCGCGGAGCTGTGCGGGACGTACCACGCCTTCATGCAGTTCGAGCTGGTCGTGGTGTCGCCCGAGCGGTTCGATCAGTTCATCAAGGCGAAGGTGGCCGGTTCCACCACGCCGGAGGCGATGGCCGTCATCGGCTTCACCGGTGACAACGCCTTCGCGGTGACGACCAAGCCGCTCGACACGCGGCGGCAGGAGCAGAGCTGGTACCAGCCGCAGACAGCCATCGGGAAGTAG
- the trpD gene encoding anthranilate phosphoribosyltransferase: protein MGARTWPNLLSALLRGEELSTQDTAWAMGEIMTGSATPVQVAGFAVALRAKGESPAELAGLVEAMLRNATLVPLPDDVRADAVDVVGTGGDRAHTVNISTMAAVVVAASGVRVVKHGNRAASSACGTADLLEHFGIPLDLGPEGVVRTVHEAGIGFCFAARYHPGMRHAAVTRRELAVPTFFNMLGPLTNPARPRSAAVGCFDLRMAPVMAHVFARRGDSALVMRGEDGLDEFTTAAPTRVWIARAGTVEEALVDATDLGLPRSSPGDLRGGDAAFNADVAVRVFGGETGPVRDAVLLNAAAALTAHAGFPGVFADDLRAGIARAAATVDSGAATALLERWVAAARAAKAAEPA from the coding sequence ATGGGCGCACGTACCTGGCCGAACCTGCTGAGCGCACTGCTGCGCGGCGAGGAGCTGTCGACCCAGGACACCGCCTGGGCGATGGGCGAGATCATGACCGGCAGCGCCACCCCGGTCCAGGTCGCGGGGTTCGCGGTGGCGCTGCGCGCCAAGGGTGAGAGCCCCGCGGAGCTGGCCGGCCTGGTCGAGGCGATGCTCCGCAACGCCACCCTGGTCCCGCTCCCCGACGACGTGCGCGCCGACGCGGTGGACGTGGTGGGCACCGGCGGTGACCGGGCCCACACAGTGAACATCTCCACTATGGCGGCGGTCGTGGTGGCCGCCAGCGGGGTGCGGGTGGTCAAGCACGGCAACCGGGCGGCCTCCTCCGCCTGCGGCACCGCGGACCTGCTGGAGCACTTCGGCATCCCCCTCGACCTGGGCCCCGAGGGGGTCGTGCGCACGGTGCACGAGGCGGGCATCGGCTTCTGTTTCGCGGCCCGCTACCACCCCGGGATGCGGCACGCCGCGGTCACCCGCCGCGAGCTGGCCGTGCCGACCTTCTTCAACATGCTGGGCCCGCTGACCAACCCCGCGCGGCCGCGCTCGGCCGCGGTCGGCTGCTTCGACCTGCGGATGGCCCCGGTGATGGCCCACGTCTTCGCCCGCCGCGGCGACTCGGCCCTGGTGATGCGCGGTGAGGACGGCCTGGACGAGTTCACCACGGCCGCGCCCACCCGGGTCTGGATCGCCCGCGCCGGCACGGTCGAGGAGGCCCTGGTGGACGCCACCGACCTGGGGCTGCCGCGCAGCTCCCCCGGGGATCTGCGCGGCGGCGACGCGGCGTTCAACGCGGACGTGGCGGTGCGGGTGTTCGGCGGCGAGACGGGGCCGGTCCGCGACGCGGTGCTGCTCAACGCGGCCGCGGCGCTGACCGCGCACGCGGGATTCCCGGGCGTCTTCGCGGACGACCTGCGGGCGGGCATCGCGCGCGCCGCGGCGACGGTGGACTCCGGCGCGGCGACGGCCCTGCTGGAGCGTTGGGTGGCGGCGGCCCGCGCGGCGAAGGCCGCGGAGCCCGCCTGA
- a CDS encoding ubiquinol-cytochrome c reductase iron-sulfur subunit, which yields MTVTKDEGTTGGTQPVDLTDPRLSRFDIVREGARRDDIEIVTYESQFPAPGSKAEKRIERAIALLFVIAGIMALGFLAAYIWWPWEFELGHTPSDYYTPILGISLGIALLCIGLAILAWAKKLLPHEVAIQDRHSGPSSSEDQQITGQTMLFTVDELGIQRRPLLKGAVALGLAPIGLVAAAPLVGGLIKNPHKADRGQDPPLFRTGFTPRDGQKIRLTREDGSAIRPEDVSVGGQITVFPGVPHGATNEYADSPTLLIHLRADDAETTRQNSAPINEGAMWGNYVAYSKICTHAGCPASLYEQMTNRLLCPCHQSQFLITDNARPIFGPASRRLPQLPIEVDAEGYFVAREDYRETVGPDFWERP from the coding sequence ATGACCGTTACGAAGGACGAGGGGACGACCGGCGGCACCCAGCCGGTCGACCTCACCGACCCGCGGTTGTCGCGCTTCGACATCGTGCGCGAGGGGGCGCGGCGCGACGACATCGAGATCGTCACGTACGAGTCGCAGTTCCCCGCGCCGGGCTCGAAGGCGGAGAAGCGGATCGAGCGGGCCATTGCCCTGCTGTTCGTGATCGCCGGGATCATGGCGCTCGGGTTCCTGGCCGCCTACATCTGGTGGCCGTGGGAGTTCGAGCTGGGCCACACGCCCAGTGACTACTACACCCCGATCCTGGGCATCTCGCTCGGCATCGCGCTGCTCTGCATCGGCCTGGCGATCCTCGCCTGGGCCAAGAAGCTGCTGCCGCACGAGGTCGCGATCCAGGACCGCCACTCGGGCCCGTCCAGCTCCGAGGATCAGCAGATCACCGGCCAGACGATGCTGTTCACGGTCGACGAGCTGGGCATCCAGCGGCGGCCCCTGCTCAAGGGTGCGGTCGCCCTCGGGCTGGCGCCGATCGGTCTGGTCGCCGCCGCGCCGCTGGTCGGCGGTCTGATCAAGAACCCGCACAAGGCCGACCGGGGCCAGGACCCGCCGCTGTTCCGTACCGGCTTCACCCCGCGGGACGGCCAGAAGATCCGGCTGACCCGCGAGGACGGCAGCGCGATCCGGCCCGAGGACGTCAGCGTCGGCGGCCAGATCACGGTCTTCCCGGGCGTCCCGCACGGCGCCACCAACGAGTACGCCGACTCGCCGACCCTGCTCATCCACCTGCGGGCGGACGACGCGGAGACGACCCGCCAGAACTCGGCGCCGATCAACGAGGGCGCGATGTGGGGCAACTACGTCGCGTACTCGAAGATCTGCACCCACGCCGGCTGCCCCGCCAGCCTGTACGAGCAGATGACCAACCGGTTGCTCTGCCCGTGCCACCAGTCGCAGTTCCTCATCACCGACAACGCCCGGCCGATCTTCGGGCCCGCCAGCCGGAGACTGCCGCAGCTGCCCATCGAGGTGGACGCGGAGGGATACTTCGTGGCGCGCGAGGACTACCGCGAGACCGTGGGCCCTGACTTCTGGGAGCGGCCATGA
- a CDS encoding cytochrome b — translation MKRRKLDIGAMPGAAAAGIDERFQVATPLRRLLNKVFPDHWSFLLGEIALFSFIVLLLSGTFLTLFFDPSMREVTYDGAYLALRGQEMSAAYASSLDLSFEVRGGLFMRQLHHWAALLFMASIIVHMARVFFTGAFRKPREANWAIGLILFLLGFLEGFTGYSLPDDGLSGTGLRIASAIMLSIPVIGTWLSASIFGGEFPGHLIIGRFYIAHVLLIPAGLLGLISAHLALVFKQKHTQWPGPMRTNSNVVGERMFPRYALKQGGFFMTVFGVVALMAGLFQINPIWLFGPYRASEVSSASQPDWYVMFMDGLVRLMPAWQITLPFGDGYSIPPLFWPAVVGLGALTTVPMFYPFIEARRLKDKQTHHLLQRPRDAPERTGVGAMAFTFFIVATLSGGNDVIADKFHISLNAMTWAGRIGLILLPPLAYYVAFRICLGLQQHDREVLAHGAETGIIKRLPDGRFMEVHQPLGPVDDHGHPLPLDYAGWVVPKKMNRLGALAPAIKGFFYPVEKPAEAPVSPAVPPVTREDREEITSGR, via the coding sequence ATGAAGCGCCGAAAGCTCGACATCGGTGCGATGCCCGGCGCCGCCGCGGCCGGCATCGACGAACGTTTCCAGGTCGCCACGCCGCTGCGTCGCCTGCTGAACAAGGTCTTCCCGGACCACTGGTCGTTCCTGCTGGGCGAGATCGCGCTGTTCTCGTTCATCGTCCTGCTGCTCAGCGGCACGTTCCTGACGCTGTTCTTCGACCCGTCGATGCGCGAGGTCACGTACGACGGCGCCTACCTGGCGCTGCGCGGCCAGGAGATGTCGGCGGCGTACGCGTCGTCCCTGGACCTGTCGTTCGAGGTACGCGGCGGCCTGTTCATGCGGCAGCTGCACCACTGGGCGGCGCTGCTGTTCATGGCCTCGATCATCGTGCACATGGCGCGCGTCTTCTTCACCGGCGCGTTCCGCAAGCCGCGCGAGGCGAACTGGGCGATCGGCCTGATCCTGTTCCTGCTGGGCTTCCTGGAGGGCTTCACCGGCTACTCGCTGCCGGACGACGGCCTGTCCGGCACGGGTCTGCGCATCGCCTCCGCGATCATGCTGTCGATCCCGGTGATCGGCACCTGGCTGTCGGCGTCGATCTTCGGCGGCGAGTTCCCCGGCCACCTGATCATCGGCCGGTTCTACATCGCGCACGTGCTGCTGATCCCGGCCGGCCTGCTCGGCCTCATCAGCGCCCACCTCGCGCTGGTGTTCAAGCAGAAGCACACCCAGTGGCCCGGCCCGATGCGGACCAACTCGAACGTCGTCGGCGAGCGCATGTTCCCGCGGTACGCGCTCAAACAGGGCGGCTTCTTCATGACCGTCTTCGGCGTCGTGGCGCTGATGGCCGGTCTGTTCCAGATCAACCCGATCTGGTTGTTCGGCCCGTACCGGGCGTCCGAGGTGTCCTCGGCCAGCCAGCCCGACTGGTACGTCATGTTCATGGACGGCCTGGTCCGGCTCATGCCGGCGTGGCAGATCACGCTGCCGTTCGGCGACGGCTACAGCATTCCGCCGCTGTTCTGGCCCGCGGTCGTGGGGCTGGGGGCGCTGACCACGGTGCCGATGTTCTACCCGTTCATAGAGGCGCGGCGGCTCAAGGACAAGCAGACGCATCACCTGCTGCAGCGGCCGCGCGACGCGCCCGAGCGCACCGGCGTGGGCGCCATGGCGTTCACGTTCTTCATCGTCGCCACGCTGTCCGGTGGCAACGACGTCATCGCGGACAAGTTCCACATCAGCCTGAACGCGATGACCTGGGCCGGGCGTATCGGTCTGATCCTCCTGCCGCCGCTGGCGTACTACGTCGCGTTCCGCATCTGCCTCGGCCTGCAGCAGCACGACCGTGAGGTGCTGGCCCACGGCGCGGAGACCGGCATCATCAAGCGGCTGCCGGACGGGCGCTTCATGGAGGTGCACCAGCCGCTCGGCCCGGTGGACGACCACGGCCACCCGCTGCCGCTGGACTACGCCGGCTGGGTCGTACCGAAGAAGATGAACCGGCTCGGGGCGCTCGCCCCCGCGATCAAGGGCTTCTTCTACCCGGTCGAGAAGCCGGCGGAGGCCCCGGTGTCGCCCGCCGTGCCGCCGGTGACCCGCGAGGATCGCGAGGAGATCACCTCCGGTCGCTGA
- a CDS encoding nucleotidyltransferase family protein, giving the protein MICAVVLAAGEGQRLRPLTELLPKALCPVGNVALLDRALHRLAGLGLAGPDTTAVNAAYLADQVVRHVDGRAHLSVEPDGPLGTSGGIGRLRGWIDGRGVLVGNADAYLADPRREPGKDIAALLDGWDGETVRMLTRPVEPGATGGFSGRRFAGFSLLPWRRVRDLAAQPGDLVRTVWRPAEADGALELVDFDGMYLDTGTPADYLAANLHAAGNGSLIDPTATVTGRSERSVIGAGALVRGDVDRCVVWPGATVSVTERLCEVVRAGAGLTVPA; this is encoded by the coding sequence GTGATCTGCGCGGTCGTGCTGGCCGCCGGGGAGGGGCAGCGGCTGCGACCGCTGACCGAGCTGCTGCCCAAGGCGCTGTGCCCGGTCGGCAACGTGGCGCTGCTGGACCGCGCGCTGCACCGGCTGGCCGGGCTCGGGCTCGCCGGGCCGGACACGACCGCGGTCAACGCCGCGTACCTGGCCGACCAGGTGGTACGCCACGTGGACGGCCGAGCGCACCTGTCCGTGGAGCCGGACGGCCCGCTGGGGACCTCCGGCGGCATCGGCCGGCTGCGCGGCTGGATCGACGGTCGCGGGGTGCTGGTCGGCAACGCGGACGCGTACCTGGCGGACCCGCGGCGCGAACCCGGCAAGGACATCGCGGCGCTGCTGGACGGCTGGGACGGCGAGACCGTACGCATGCTCACCCGGCCCGTGGAGCCGGGCGCGACCGGCGGATTCAGCGGCCGCCGCTTCGCCGGGTTCTCCCTGCTGCCGTGGCGGCGCGTCCGCGACCTCGCGGCGCAGCCGGGCGACCTGGTGCGGACGGTGTGGCGGCCCGCCGAAGCGGACGGCGCCCTGGAGCTGGTGGACTTCGACGGCATGTACCTGGACACCGGCACCCCGGCCGACTACCTGGCGGCCAACCTGCACGCCGCGGGGAACGGCAGCCTGATCGATCCGACCGCGACGGTCACGGGCCGGTCCGAGCGGTCCGTGATCGGGGCCGGGGCGCTCGTGCGCGGCGACGTGGACCGGTGCGTGGTGTGGCCCGGCGCGACGGTGTCCGTAACCGAGCGACTGTGCGAGGTCGTCCGCGCGGGCGCGGGCCTTACCGTGCCGGCATGA
- a CDS encoding cytochrome c oxidase subunit 3 → MTAAPAIDKSRIHSLTRPNMVSVGTIVWLSSELMFFAALFAMYFSIRAADYSMWEEHTPHLNVPYATTFTVILVLSSVTCQLGVFAAEKGDVFALRRWFAVTFVMGLIFVLGQANEYRHLVPAGIALNADGYGSMFYLTTGFHGLHVTGGLIAFIVYMIRTTMGRFTPAQATSAIVVSYYWHFVDIVWIALFAMIYWLQ, encoded by the coding sequence GTGACAGCGGCCCCAGCCATCGACAAGAGCCGGATCCACTCGCTGACGCGCCCCAACATGGTGAGCGTCGGGACGATCGTGTGGCTCTCCAGCGAACTCATGTTCTTCGCGGCGTTGTTCGCGATGTACTTCTCGATCCGCGCCGCGGACTACAGCATGTGGGAAGAGCACACCCCGCACCTGAACGTCCCGTACGCGACGACGTTCACGGTGATCCTGGTGCTCTCGTCGGTCACCTGCCAGCTCGGCGTGTTCGCGGCGGAGAAGGGCGACGTGTTCGCGCTGCGGCGCTGGTTCGCCGTCACCTTCGTCATGGGCCTGATCTTCGTGCTCGGCCAGGCGAACGAGTACCGCCACCTCGTGCCCGCCGGCATCGCGCTGAACGCGGACGGGTACGGCTCGATGTTCTACCTGACGACCGGCTTCCACGGCCTGCACGTCACCGGTGGTCTCATCGCCTTCATCGTCTACATGATCCGCACCACGATGGGGCGGTTCACCCCGGCGCAGGCGACGTCGGCGATCGTCGTGTCGTACTACTGGCACTTCGTCGACATCGTGTGGATCGCGCTGTTCGCCATGATCTATTGGCTTCAGTAG
- a CDS encoding c-type cytochrome — MTSDTPAGRRFRVFRRRRSAPSRARRRLGAAVRMIAALALAGGVYTAFAPGAFAEDNLQLSAAAQEGKALFDNSCISCHGRDARGVEGRGPSLIGVGSASVEFQVGTGRMPMVRQEAQAEQKAPVFTAEEVKQLGRYIQELGGGPQMPTGPLTVDPEDDPGALSRGGELFRQNCTSCHSFGGAGGALSSGKFAPSLGDATPEEIYAAMLTGPQNMPVFGDNEITPDEKREIISYITYQLQQDKDPGGLFNLGRYGPVTEGLAIFLVGITILVFTTLWIAGKS, encoded by the coding sequence ATGACTTCTGACACCCCCGCCGGCCGGCGTTTCCGGGTGTTCCGCCGACGGCGGTCGGCGCCCAGCCGGGCACGCCGGCGCCTCGGCGCGGCGGTTCGCATGATCGCCGCGCTGGCCCTGGCCGGTGGCGTCTACACCGCCTTCGCGCCGGGCGCGTTCGCGGAGGACAACCTCCAGCTCTCCGCCGCCGCGCAGGAGGGCAAGGCGCTGTTCGACAACAGCTGCATCTCCTGCCACGGGCGCGACGCCCGGGGTGTCGAGGGCCGCGGGCCCAGCCTGATCGGCGTCGGCTCGGCCTCGGTGGAGTTCCAGGTGGGCACGGGCCGCATGCCGATGGTCCGCCAGGAGGCCCAGGCCGAGCAGAAGGCGCCGGTGTTCACCGCCGAGGAGGTCAAGCAGCTCGGCCGGTACATCCAGGAGCTGGGCGGTGGGCCGCAGATGCCGACCGGGCCGCTGACGGTCGACCCCGAGGACGACCCGGGCGCCCTGTCCCGCGGTGGTGAGCTGTTCCGGCAGAACTGCACCTCCTGCCACAGCTTCGGCGGGGCCGGTGGCGCGCTGTCCTCGGGCAAGTTCGCCCCGAGCCTTGGCGACGCCACGCCGGAGGAGATCTACGCCGCGATGCTGACCGGCCCGCAGAACATGCCGGTGTTCGGCGACAACGAGATCACCCCGGACGAGAAGCGGGAGATCATCAGCTACATCACGTACCAGCTCCAGCAGGACAAGGACCCGGGCGGCCTGTTCAACCTGGGCCGGTACGGGCCGGTGACCGAGGGTCTGGCGATCTTCCTGGTCGGCATCACCATCCTGGTGTTCACGACCCTGTGGATCGCGGGCAAGTCATGA
- a CDS encoding Lrp/AsnC family transcriptional regulator, with protein sequence MNTAIVHIDCATDSIPEVAQALAELPGVSEVYSVAGNVDLIAIVRVPHFDDIAEVIAGRISKTPGVLNTESHIAFRAYSRHDLEDAFAIGLPDAD encoded by the coding sequence GTGAACACCGCGATCGTGCACATCGACTGCGCCACCGATTCCATCCCCGAGGTCGCCCAGGCGCTCGCGGAACTGCCCGGCGTCAGCGAGGTGTACTCGGTCGCCGGCAACGTCGACCTCATCGCGATCGTCCGGGTGCCCCACTTCGACGACATCGCCGAGGTCATCGCGGGCCGCATCTCGAAGACACCGGGGGTGCTGAACACCGAGTCGCACATCGCGTTCCGGGCCTACTCCCGGCACGACCTGGAGGACGCGTTCGCCATCGGTCTGCCCGACGCGGACTGA
- a CDS encoding transcriptional regulator, producing the protein MTEFHDWDDVRAELDDGDNGALVAERARTEAWVSAFHLAEERKRLGLTQREVADLMGVTPGRVSQIENGDLDANEVATLSRYAQALGARMRIIFDYGNDLRQIA; encoded by the coding sequence ATGACCGAGTTCCACGATTGGGACGATGTTCGTGCCGAACTGGACGACGGGGACAATGGCGCGCTCGTTGCGGAACGCGCTCGTACCGAGGCATGGGTCAGCGCCTTCCACCTGGCCGAGGAGCGCAAGCGCCTCGGCTTGACGCAGCGAGAGGTGGCCGACCTCATGGGTGTCACGCCCGGCCGGGTCAGCCAGATCGAGAACGGTGACCTCGACGCGAACGAGGTCGCTACCCTCAGCCGCTATGCGCAGGCACTCGGCGCGCGCATGCGGATCATCTTTGATTACGGCAACGACCTGCGCCAGATCGCCTGA
- a CDS encoding cytochrome c oxidase assembly protein: protein MQLVETTTLAGSAGDTVPPPFTATEIFTQIRLDSLIALGLLVAAALYAYGVHRLRRRGDAWPTGRSVAFLLGGLGSIAAVTVSGLEAYDTTLLSVHMVQHMVLSMVGPIFLALGAPITLALRTLAPPARRALLKVLHSRVVGVLTYPLVAFGLFVANPFVLYFTDLYRYTLAHSWAHEFTHAHFILTGCLFFWPLLGVDPLPNRWPYPARALLMVLSVPFHTVLGLTIMQSRTLLGGDWYPSLHLGWADPQSDQVVAGGVLWAGGEIVSVTMLGILVVQWIRQSEREARRIDRALDRQEAAERARERAAQQTVQQAADQDRDPDRGQDAEPGGGQGAEQGAPRARLAGTPTRPQPDAE from the coding sequence GTGCAGCTAGTCGAAACCACCACCCTCGCGGGCTCGGCGGGGGACACTGTCCCCCCGCCGTTCACGGCGACGGAGATCTTCACCCAGATCCGGCTGGACAGCCTGATCGCGCTGGGCCTGCTGGTCGCCGCCGCCCTCTACGCGTACGGGGTGCACCGGCTGCGGCGGCGCGGGGACGCCTGGCCGACCGGCCGGTCGGTCGCCTTCCTGCTGGGCGGGCTGGGCTCGATCGCCGCGGTGACCGTCAGCGGGCTGGAGGCGTACGACACCACCCTGCTGTCGGTGCACATGGTGCAGCACATGGTGCTGTCCATGGTCGGCCCGATCTTCCTCGCGCTGGGCGCCCCGATCACGCTGGCGCTGCGCACGCTGGCCCCGCCCGCGCGCCGGGCCTTGCTCAAGGTGCTGCACAGCCGGGTGGTCGGGGTGCTGACCTACCCTCTGGTCGCCTTCGGCCTGTTCGTGGCCAACCCGTTCGTGCTGTATTTCACTGACCTCTACCGGTACACCCTGGCGCACTCATGGGCGCACGAGTTCACCCACGCCCACTTCATCCTCACCGGCTGCCTGTTCTTCTGGCCGCTGCTGGGGGTGGACCCGCTGCCGAACCGGTGGCCGTACCCGGCTCGGGCGCTGCTGATGGTGCTGTCCGTGCCGTTCCACACCGTGCTGGGCCTGACCATCATGCAGAGCCGGACCCTGCTCGGCGGCGACTGGTACCCGTCGCTGCACCTGGGCTGGGCCGACCCGCAGAGCGACCAGGTGGTCGCGGGCGGCGTGCTGTGGGCCGGCGGCGAGATCGTCAGCGTCACCATGCTCGGCATCCTGGTCGTGCAGTGGATCCGCCAGTCCGAGCGCGAGGCCCGCCGCATCGACCGCGCCCTCGACCGCCAGGAGGCCGCGGAGCGCGCCCGCGAGCGGGCCGCCCAGCAGACCGTCCAGCAGGCCGCGGACCAGGACCGGGACCCGGACCGGGGGCAGGATGCGGAACCGGGCGGCGGGCAGGGCGCCGAGCAGGGGGCGCCACGGGCCCGGCTCGCCGGGACGCCGACGCGCCCGCAACCGGACGCCGAATAA